The Thalassospira sp. TSL5-1 sequence GCAGGCGTGACTGCATTTCCGGATAGCTTTCAAACCCCAGCTTTCCTGCGAAGCGCAGCACAGTCGGCGCTGAAACACCACACCGCTCAGCAAAATTTGCCACCGTTTCCAGGCCTGCCATCGGATAATGCCCCAGCAGTGCCTGGGCCAGTTTACGCTCCGACGTGGTGAGGTCCTCAGCCTTTTGCGATATCAGTTCGGCCACAGTGGGCGGTGTGGTTTTGTTCTTGGCGTCCAAATCGGTTTCTCGTGCTTTGCTGTGGAAAAGGCAGTGATGCGCAGGGCAATGGGTGGCGGGACGCCTCTCATAGTCGATTTTGCCCAATTTGTCATATCACCTTGGATTTCAGTGTAATGAATTTTACATCAACTAACAATCTTGTCATTCATGCTAGCGTGATGTAACGTCTATTACAAAGAGGCAAAAATGCCTTGTGCCACCAAAGGTGGTGAAGCCGAAAAATGACTGCCCCGACTGGCAGTTTATCGTTCTGGGAGGCGACAACACGTAACGTCCGTTGTTTCGACACTTCAGGGAGTGACGTCATATGGATAATTGCCCGCAATTTAAAAAGCGTTTTGCGCATCGTGCTCTGACTTGGGCCTTGGCCCGGGATATGCCGATGGCTGGCATTGTGCGGCCTTTTTGCATGTGATGGACAAACCTGGTGCAGGCACTGCCCAGGTCGTGCTGTGTCGGAAAAAATATTGGTAATTCAAGCCAATAGGCGGACTTGATCCGTAGGTTCGGCAAATCAGGCAAGCGGGTTATTTCGACTGTCTGGAAGGTCAGGATATCGGGGGATGGGATAGAAAAAATGCCTGATGTGATCAAAGCCTATATCCGGTGGGTGGATCGGATAAATTATGTGATCGGGCGGTTCGCGATGTATATGATTTTCGCGATACTGGCGGTTCTTTTATATTCGTCTTTTACCAAAACTTTTATGTATCCGGCCCTTTGGACGCTGGAAACGGCTCAATTTTTGATGGTGGCCTATTTTCTTTTAGGTGGTGGCTATTCCATGCAGCTGGACAGCCATGTGCGTATGGACCTGTTTTATGGCTCCTGGAAGCCCAAAACCCAGGCCATCGTTGATGCCTTCACAATTTTGCTGCTGATTTTTTATCTCGCCTTTTTGCTGTATGGCGGCATTTCCTCGACGACATATGCCATCGAATATAATGAAACCAGCTATTCAAGCTGGTCGCCGCCAATGGCACCCATCAAGATCGTCATGACATTTGGCGTGTTTTTGATGCTGTTGCAGTCGATTGCGACTTTCTTTCGGGATGTTGCCCGTATTCGCGGGGAGGTCCTGTAATGAGCTATGAAATGATCGCATTGTTGATGTTTGCATCAATGATGCTGCTGTTGCTGACCGGGAAGCGCGTATTTGGTGCCATCGGGGTGGTTGCCGTTGTCTTTTCGCTGGCCCTGTGGGGCGATGGCGGGTCTGAAATGGCCTTTAGCGCGGCCATGAAGCTGATGAAATGGTATCCGCTGCTGACCCTGCCTTTGTTCATTTATATGGGCTATATGCTTTCGGAATCCGGCATTGCCGATGATTTGTATCGCATGTTCCATGTTTGGATGGGGCCGGTGCGCGGCGGGCTTGCCATTGGTACCATTGTGCTGATGGTGGCGATTTCTGCCATGAATGGCCTCAGTGTGGCCGGGATGGCGATTGGGGCGAGCATTGCCATGCCTGAATTGCTGCGCCGTGGTTACGACAAGATCATGGTGACAGGCGTGATCCAGGCGGGCAGTTCGCTGGGTATTTTGGTGCCACCCAGCGTGGTTTTGGTGCTGTATGGCATGATTGCGCGCCAGCCTGTCGGGCAGCTTTGGCTGGCAGGGGTGTTTCCCGGCCTGATGATGGCGGGCCTGTTTGTGCTGTATATCGCGGTGCGCTGCTGGTTAAAGCCCGATATGGGACCGGCCCTTACCCGCGAAGAACGCGCCGCCGTGACATGGTCGGAAAAGATCAGTTTGCTCAGGGCCGGTTTGATCCCGCTTTTCATTTTCTTTTCCATGACGGGCCTGTTTTTGATGGGCTATACCTCGCTTGTCGAAAGCTCGGCTGTGGGGGCATTGGCGGCAACGCTGGCTGCAATTTTCAAGCGGCGCTTAACCGCGCACGTTATGGAAGAAACCCTGCGCAAAACTCTGTCCATTACCTGCATGTTCATGTGGATCATTCTGGCCGCCCTGTGTTTTGGCGCGGTGTTTGATGGGCTGGGGGCTGTCCGTGCAATCGAGAATTTCTTTGTCGATCAAATGGGGTGGGGGCCGTGGCAGATCCTGATCCTGATGCAGGTTTCCTTCATTGTCATGGGCATGTTCCTGGATGATACGGCGATGTTGGTGATTGTCGCGCCGCTTTATGTGCCGCTGGTTGGTCATCTGGGTTTTGATCTGGTGTGGTATGGCGTTCTTTATACCATCACCTGCCAGATAGCGTATATGACGCCGCCTTTTGGCTACAACCTGTTTTTGATGCGGGCGATGGCCCCACCGGAAGTCACGCTGAAAGATATTTATCAATCGATTACGCCGTTTGTGTTGATCATGGTGTTGGCCCTGGTCCTGGTAATGGTGTTTCCGCAAATCGCGCTTTGGCTGCCCGGTGTCCAATATGGGCACTAGGGCGTGTGATGAGTAAATGACCTGCCTTTGGCCCAGTTGTGTTTGAAGGCAGGTCCAATAACCAGAAACCATTCGAGGATTCGATACACGAGAAACGGAGAGGGGAGGTTTCGCTGCACTGGCGAACCGGAAATTGCGGGAAAACCCCGCCAGTTTACTGATCAGGGAGATAAAAATGACTTCGAGACGCGAATTTTTTCGTAAAGCAGGTCTGGCAACGGCGGCGGCAGGAACAACCGCCTTTGCCGCCCCCTATGTCAAAGCGGCAAATGCCAAAATTACCTGGCGTTTGCAAACCTATGCCGGGCCGGCCCTGGCGGAACATGTGATCAAACCGTCGATTGACCGGTTCAATAAGATTGCCAATGGTGAAATGGAAATCGAGCTTTATCACGCCGATCAACTGGTGCCGACGGGCGAGCTTTTTCGTGCCATGCAGCGCGGCACGATTGATGCCGTGCAATCCGATGATGACTCGATTGCTGCCCCGGTCGATGTGTCGGTTTTTGGTGGTTATTTCCCCTTTGCCTCGCGCTATAGCCTGGATGTGCCAACCCTGTTTTACGAATATGGCCTCGATAAAATCTGGGAGGAGGCTTACGGCGAAGTTGAAGGAGTGAAGTGGCTTTCTGCAGGCTCCTGGGACCCGTGCAACTTTGCCACCGTGGACCCGATCAAAAGCCTGGCGGATTTGAAAGGCAAACGCATTTTCACCTTCCCGACGGCGGGCAAGTTCCTCTCGCGCTTTGGCGTAGTGCCAGTCACATTGCCTTGGGAAGATGTGGAAGTTGCCGTTCAAACCGGCGAGCTTGACGGCATTGCCTGGTCCGGCATTACCGAGGATTACACGGTGGGTTGGGCCGATGTGACCAATTATTTCCTGACCAACAATATCTCCGGGGCGTGGTGCGGGTCCTATTTTGCCAATGAAGAACGCTGGAACGAATTGCCCGACCATTTAAAAGAGCTGTTCCGCGCCTGCATGGACAGTTCTCATTATCATCGCCTGTATTGGTACTGGGCCGGGGAAGCCAAATTGCGCACCCAGGGCACCAAAATGAAACTGACCTCGATCCCCGAGGCAGAATGGAAACAGGTTGAAGCCGAAGCACATAAATTCTGGGATGAAATTGCCCAGACCAGCCCGCGCTGTGCCAAGGTGGTCGAGATCCTCAAGCAATATTCTGAAACGATGGAAAAGGCAGGCCCGCCCTACCGTTATAGCTGATCGTGTCAGGATAAATGGGGCAGGCATTGCGGTGCTGTGTGATGCCTGCCTGTTTCTTGCGGTATCGTGCTTAACGATACCGATTTTATGACAATATCGATACCACTGTTCGGCGATGGATAAAGATCGAACGGATATAAAACGAAAAAGCGTTCTTGAAAAAAAGACGATCAAACAGGAGGCCGCCGATGGAGGCGAAACAGGTTAAGACGGCAGAAGATGCCCGCAAGCTGATAGAGGAACGCCAAATTCGCTATGTGAAGGTTGGCGTCTTTGATGTTGATGGCATCATGCGTGGCAAATACATGCACAAGGATAAGTTCCTTTCTGCCCTTGATGGCGGCTTTGGCTTTTGCGATGTGGTGCTGGGCTGGGATTCCAACGACCAGCTCTATGACAGCGCAAAATTTACTGGCTGGCATACGGCCTATCCTGATGCCCCAGTGCGCCTGTTGCCCGATACCTGCCGCGAATTGCCGATGGAGGAAGATACCGTCCTGTTTTTGGGCGAGTTTGAGGGGGAAGCGGAAAATGTGTGCCCGCGCGCGGTTTTGCGCCGGGTGCTGAATAAAGTGGCCGATATGGGCTACCGCGCCACGGCGGCCTGTGAGTTTGAGTTTTTCCTGTTCGAGGAAACGCCGCATTCAGTGCGGGAAAAAGGCTATCGCGACCTGAAAAACATTACCCCCGGCTTTTATGGTTATTCGATGCTACGCAGTTCGGTGCATGCCGAATTTTACCGTGATCTGCTTGATCTGGGCGAGGCAATGGATTTTCCGATTGAGGGTCTGCATACCGAAACCGGGCCGGGCGTGCTTGAAGCCGCCATCGCCCATGATGATGCCCTGCGTGCCGCCGACAAGGCCGCCCTTTTTAAAACCTTTACCAAGGTATTGGCGCAACGGTCTGACTGGATGGCGACCTTTATGGCCAAATGGTCGCCAGATTGGCCGGGGCAGTCCGGGCATATGCACACGTCCTTGTTTGATATCGAAACCGGCAAGTCGGTGTTTTTTGACGAAGGCAAAGACCATAATATGTCCGATCAAATGCGCTGGTTTGTCGGCGGGCAGCAAAAACTGATGCCGGAATTGCTGTCGATGGTGGCCTGCACGGTAAACAGCTATTCGCGTTTGATCCCCGGTTTTTGGGCACCCACCCATGCCACTTGGGGTGTTGAAAACCGCACCACGGCATTGCGCGTTATTCCCGGCAGCAGCAAAAGCCAGCGGGTCGAATATCGCATCGCGGCGGCGGATATTAATCCCTATATCGCATTGGCAGCCTGCATCGGCTCTGGCCTGTGGGGCATTGAAAACAAAATTGAACCCACCGCACCCGTCACGGGCAATGCTTACGAGCAGGAGTTTCCTGCCGAGCTTACAATTCCTGCAACGCTTTATGAGGCAGCAGGGCGGTTGCGAAAATCTGATGCGGCCAATAGCCTGTTTGGTGAAAAATTTGTCGAGCATTATGCCCAGTCCCGCGAATGGGAAGAACGCGAATTTCGCAAGGCGATTACCGATTGGGAAATGCAACGCTATTTCGAGATTATCTGATCATAATATCAAATATATCAAAATATTGCAGGTGGATTTGCATGTAAAATATGATGTTGATCTGCCCGTTATAGACCCTACCGTCACCCTGTGAGGAAGCATGTCTGAAGTTTTGAAAACCGTCTCGCCTGTTGATGGATCTGTTTATGTTGAACGGCCATTGGCCTCGGCGGCAGAGATTGACGTAGCCCTTGATAAGGCCCGTGATGCCCAAAAGGCTTGGCGCGCCGTACCGATTGAGCAGCGCCAGGAAATTTTGCGCAAGGCAGTTTCGGCCTTTATTGCCAAAAAAGACGAGATCGCCGCAGAAATAAGCTGGCAAATGGGCCGGCCGATTTCGCAGGCCGGTGGCGAGGTTGGCGGTTTTGAAGAACGCGCAACCTATATGATTGATGTCGCACCCGAAGCCCTGGGTGATTTTAACCCCGGTGAGAAGGCCGGTTTTAATCGCTTTATCCGCCGCGAGGCATTGGGTGTTGTCGCCATTATTGCGCCGTGGAATTTTCCGTATTTGACGGCGGTAAATGGTGTAATACCGGCCCTGATGGCGGGCAATGCTGTTGTTTTGAAACATTCCCATCAAACCCCGTTATGTGCCGAACGCTTTGCCGAGGCCTTTGTGGCTGCTGGCCTGCCAGCGGGCGTGTTTCAGCGTTTGCATCTAAGCCATGCCGATGCGGAAAAACTGATGGGCGACCGGCGGGTGGATTTTGTCAATTTCACCGGGTCTGTTCCCGGGGGGCATGCGGTGCAGCGTGCGGTGGCGAGCAAGTTTATTGCCACCGGGCTGGAACTGGGCGGGAAGGACCCGGCCTATATCCGCGCGGATGTGAACCTGGCCCATGCGGTTGAAAACGTTATTGACGGTGCGTTTTTCAACAGTGGTCAGTCTTGCTGCGGGATTGAACGCATTTATGTGCATGAAAGCCAGTATGACGCCTTTGTTGAGCAGGCGGCAGCCTTGGTCGGTCAATATCGTTTGGGCAGCCCGATAGACCCGGAAACCAATTTGGGGCCGATGGTACGTGCCAGTTCGGCCGAATTTGTGCGTGGGCAAATTGCCGATGCGATTGCCAGTGGGGCCACGGCCCTGATTGACCCGGCCCAATTTGCCGCCAATGCCGAAGGCACGCCGTATCTTGCCCCGCAAATATTGATCAATGTTGATCATTCGATGCGGGTGATGAGCGAGGAGAGCTTTGGCCCGGTCGTGGGCATTATGAAGGTTTCATCGGATGAAGAAGCCATTCGCCTGATGAATGACAGTGAATTTGGCCTGACGGCATCGATCTGGACATCAGACGAGGAAGCCGCCCTTGCCATTGGTGATCAGCTTGAAACCGGCACGGTTTTCATGAACCGGGCGGATTATCTGGACCCGGCATTGGCCTGGGTCGGGGTTAAAAATTCCGGTCGGGGCTGCACGCTCTCGAAGATCGGTTATGAAAGCCTGACCCGGCCCAAAAGTTTTCATTTACGGACAAAAATTTAACCAACGGTGCTGTGCATCAAAGGAAATGATGATGAGCAAAACGATTACCGGAAACTGGAATTACCCGACCCCCGTGCGCTTTGGCCCCGGGCGGATTGCGGAATTGGCCGATGCCTGCAAGGCGTTGGGGATGACGCGACCCTTGCTGATTACCGACGAAGGCCTGAAAGACCTGCCAATGGTGCGTGATGCCATTGCCGCCAATGCGGAGGCAGGGTTGCCAACCGGCCTTTTTGCCGGGGTAAAGGGCAATCCGGTGGGCAAAAATGTTGATGATGGCCTGGCGGTTTATCGCGAAGGCGGGCATGACGGGGTTATTGCCTTTGGCGGGGGCTCCGGCCTGGATGCGGCAAAGGCCGTTGCCCTGATGGCCGGGCAAACCCGCCCGATGTGGGACTTTGAAGATGTAGGTGATAACTGGACCCGCGCCGATCCCAACGGGATCGCCCCGATTGTCGCCGTGCCAACAACATCGGGGACGGGCTCCGAGGTTGGCCGCGCCAGCGTCATTACCAACGAGGAAACCCACGAAAAGAAAATCATCTTTCACCCTAAGATGTTGCCGGGAATTGTTATTTCTGATCCTGAACTGACTGTGGGGCTGCCCGCCCATGTGACGGCAGCCACCGGGGTGGATGCGTTTGTGCATTGTTTCGAGG is a genomic window containing:
- a CDS encoding TRAP transporter small permease subunit, which encodes MPDVIKAYIRWVDRINYVIGRFAMYMIFAILAVLLYSSFTKTFMYPALWTLETAQFLMVAYFLLGGGYSMQLDSHVRMDLFYGSWKPKTQAIVDAFTILLLIFYLAFLLYGGISSTTYAIEYNETSYSSWSPPMAPIKIVMTFGVFLMLLQSIATFFRDVARIRGEVL
- a CDS encoding TRAP transporter large permease subunit, whose amino-acid sequence is MSYEMIALLMFASMMLLLLTGKRVFGAIGVVAVVFSLALWGDGGSEMAFSAAMKLMKWYPLLTLPLFIYMGYMLSESGIADDLYRMFHVWMGPVRGGLAIGTIVLMVAISAMNGLSVAGMAIGASIAMPELLRRGYDKIMVTGVIQAGSSLGILVPPSVVLVLYGMIARQPVGQLWLAGVFPGLMMAGLFVLYIAVRCWLKPDMGPALTREERAAVTWSEKISLLRAGLIPLFIFFSMTGLFLMGYTSLVESSAVGALAATLAAIFKRRLTAHVMEETLRKTLSITCMFMWIILAALCFGAVFDGLGAVRAIENFFVDQMGWGPWQILILMQVSFIVMGMFLDDTAMLVIVAPLYVPLVGHLGFDLVWYGVLYTITCQIAYMTPPFGYNLFLMRAMAPPEVTLKDIYQSITPFVLIMVLALVLVMVFPQIALWLPGVQYGH
- a CDS encoding TRAP transporter substrate-binding protein, whose protein sequence is MTSRREFFRKAGLATAAAGTTAFAAPYVKAANAKITWRLQTYAGPALAEHVIKPSIDRFNKIANGEMEIELYHADQLVPTGELFRAMQRGTIDAVQSDDDSIAAPVDVSVFGGYFPFASRYSLDVPTLFYEYGLDKIWEEAYGEVEGVKWLSAGSWDPCNFATVDPIKSLADLKGKRIFTFPTAGKFLSRFGVVPVTLPWEDVEVAVQTGELDGIAWSGITEDYTVGWADVTNYFLTNNISGAWCGSYFANEERWNELPDHLKELFRACMDSSHYHRLYWYWAGEAKLRTQGTKMKLTSIPEAEWKQVEAEAHKFWDEIAQTSPRCAKVVEILKQYSETMEKAGPPYRYS
- a CDS encoding glutamine synthetase family protein is translated as MEAKQVKTAEDARKLIEERQIRYVKVGVFDVDGIMRGKYMHKDKFLSALDGGFGFCDVVLGWDSNDQLYDSAKFTGWHTAYPDAPVRLLPDTCRELPMEEDTVLFLGEFEGEAENVCPRAVLRRVLNKVADMGYRATAACEFEFFLFEETPHSVREKGYRDLKNITPGFYGYSMLRSSVHAEFYRDLLDLGEAMDFPIEGLHTETGPGVLEAAIAHDDALRAADKAALFKTFTKVLAQRSDWMATFMAKWSPDWPGQSGHMHTSLFDIETGKSVFFDEGKDHNMSDQMRWFVGGQQKLMPELLSMVACTVNSYSRLIPGFWAPTHATWGVENRTTALRVIPGSSKSQRVEYRIAAADINPYIALAACIGSGLWGIENKIEPTAPVTGNAYEQEFPAELTIPATLYEAAGRLRKSDAANSLFGEKFVEHYAQSREWEEREFRKAITDWEMQRYFEII
- a CDS encoding aldehyde dehydrogenase family protein, whose amino-acid sequence is MSEVLKTVSPVDGSVYVERPLASAAEIDVALDKARDAQKAWRAVPIEQRQEILRKAVSAFIAKKDEIAAEISWQMGRPISQAGGEVGGFEERATYMIDVAPEALGDFNPGEKAGFNRFIRREALGVVAIIAPWNFPYLTAVNGVIPALMAGNAVVLKHSHQTPLCAERFAEAFVAAGLPAGVFQRLHLSHADAEKLMGDRRVDFVNFTGSVPGGHAVQRAVASKFIATGLELGGKDPAYIRADVNLAHAVENVIDGAFFNSGQSCCGIERIYVHESQYDAFVEQAAALVGQYRLGSPIDPETNLGPMVRASSAEFVRGQIADAIASGATALIDPAQFAANAEGTPYLAPQILINVDHSMRVMSEESFGPVVGIMKVSSDEEAIRLMNDSEFGLTASIWTSDEEAALAIGDQLETGTVFMNRADYLDPALAWVGVKNSGRGCTLSKIGYESLTRPKSFHLRTKI
- a CDS encoding iron-containing alcohol dehydrogenase; the protein is MSKTITGNWNYPTPVRFGPGRIAELADACKALGMTRPLLITDEGLKDLPMVRDAIAANAEAGLPTGLFAGVKGNPVGKNVDDGLAVYREGGHDGVIAFGGGSGLDAAKAVALMAGQTRPMWDFEDVGDNWTRADPNGIAPIVAVPTTSGTGSEVGRASVITNEETHEKKIIFHPKMLPGIVISDPELTVGLPAHVTAATGVDAFVHCFEAFCAPGYHPMADGIALEGMRLIAEALPRAYDDGSDIEARADMLAAASMGATAFQKGLGGVHALAHPIGAIFDTHHGLTNAILLPYVMRANRKAIDEKMVTLGRVLNISAPGFESMFDWVLGFRSRLGIANTLADIGVDVARAEEVATKAKADPSDGGNPIDLSVSDYAAIYRRACAGELG